The genomic stretch TATGTTTTTAATAACAATATCACCATATTTTACGGGTGCTTCTACTGTTACCTTGTTTAACTCTTCCATGACTTTGAATATGTCACCTTTTACTATTTCTTTATCTGTGATTACAGGCAAGCGTTTGTACACTGCACCATTAATACGTACAGTTGATGTTACTTGTCTCGTTGGGTTTAAAATTTCATTAATACCATAATTGATTCCACGTTTACAAAAGTTTCCACTAACCGCTAAATCATCCTGTTCGTTTTCTTTAGTAACGGTTAATTTGCATCCTCTAGGACAAACAATACACGTCAATTCTTTTTTAAACATGCTTCTCGCCTCCATCAATTTCAATCGTTAATTCAGAATGGTCATGTGACAATATCGATTTATCTATTTCAATACTTTCCATTTCGGCTGGTAATAGGTGACTTTTTTTCATCTCACGGATCGTATGTTCGCCTTGTTTTACAATTAATTTCGCACGTTCAAATGGTTTTGTTACCCTGAACTTTAGTTCAATTTTTTCATCCTGATTTAGATGTATACTATTAGGAATAATATATCGAACATTATTTTTTGGCTTAACGGTAATTGTCTCAGACTGTTGTTCTTTCTTTGTTACATATAAAGCCGCATTCTTTCCTGCTTCAAATCCTTCTTGTGATACAAAGTCTACAAGGTCATGTACATGGAGAGAATTCCCACAGGCAAAGACACCTGGAATATTTGTTTGGTAATGATCATCCACATAAGCTCCGTTTGTAATAGGATTAACCTCTACGTTTAATTCATTCAGGAGATGATTTTCTGGAATCAATCCAACAGATAGCAATAATGTATCTACATCAAATGTTTTATCAGATCCCTCAATCACATTGAATTTATCATCCACTTCTGAAATACTAATTCTTTCTAGACGATCGTTTCCTTCTACTTTTGTAACGGTGTGGCTTAAATATAACGGAATATCATAATCATGAAGACATTGGACGATATTACGGTTTAACCCATTTGAATAAGGCATTAATTCAGCGACTCCCACTACAGTTGCTCCTTCTAACGTCATTCGTCTCGCCATAATTAAACCAATATCACCTGAACCAAGAATAAATACTCGTTTACCAACTAAATATCCATCAATATTTAAATAACGTTGTGCAGTTCCTGCAGTCATAATTCCAGATAAACGTTTACCAGGTATTTCAATTTGATGTCTTGAGCGTTCACGGCATCCGATTGCGACAATTATAGAAGTTGCATCGATGACTTGATACCCATCGACTTCATTCATAAAATGCACCTTTTTATCATGAGTAATTTTTGTAACCGTCGTCTCAAGTTTGACATCTACATTTGTATCTAATAATTCATTTTTTACTTTTTCAGCATAGGCAGGACCCGTCAGTTCCTCTTTAAAGTGATGTAAACCAAAACCATTGTGAATACATTGCTGGAGAATACCTCCCAATTCAACATCTCGTTCAACTAACAGTACTCGCTTTGCATTGTTTTTAATTGCTCCTAATGCTGCAGACATCCCTGCTGCACCGCCTCCGATTACACAAACATCATATTGATTACTCATTATGAACACCTCCACTTGATTTTGTGTCTTCAACTAAAATGTTAGAACCCTTTTTATCTAATAAGATTTCTTTTCGATCTTTCTTTAATTGTTGAGATAGGATTTCAACAATTAATGGCTGACAGAAACCACCTTGACATCGTCCTGCACCTGGTCTTACTCTTCTTTTAATTCCATCTACTGTTGTTGCCCCTAGTGGACTATTAATTGCATCAATAATTTCACCTTCTGTTATTGCTTCACATCTACAAATAATCTTACCGTATTTAGGGTTTTCCCTTATTAACTCATTCGCTTCATCTTTTGTTTTTTCACTTATTCGCTTGTAATCTTGATGGTACTCTTGATAATTTGTTTTCTCCTCAAACACTTCTTTTTTTAACATTAAATCAACAACCATTTGTGCAACTGCCGGAGCAGAGGCAAGTCCTGGTGATTCTATTCCAGCTACTTGAATAAAATTCTCACTATCTTTTAACTCTTCTATAATAAAATCTTGGCGATTTGTTTTTGGTCTAATACCAGAAAACGTTCGTATAATACCTTTTTTTGGAGTATTATTCATCATCAAATTGATATGTTCTCTAATATACTTTAACCCATCTTTTGTAGTGACTGTATCATCTTTGTCATCTGCTAATTCACTTGTTGGACCCAATAGTATATTTCCATGAACAGTTGGAACTACAAGTACCCCTTTTCCCTTCTTAGAAGGAACTGGGTAGATGACACTGTTTACATAGTCATCATAACCTCGATCTAGAACATAATATTGACCTCTCGTAGGTTTTGTAGTAAATCCTGGTTCAGGTGTTACCATGCGTGAAATTTCTTCTGCGAATAAACCTGCTGCATTAATGACATATTTTGAATTAAAGGTCATAGTGTGTGTCTTAATCTCAAAACCACTTTTAGTGTTTTTAATATCAATTACTTCTTGATTTGTTTTGACGTGAACCCCATTATGAATTGCATTTTCAAGAAGC from Haloplasma contractile SSD-17B encodes the following:
- a CDS encoding DUF1667 domain-containing protein, with protein sequence MFKKELTCIVCPRGCKLTVTKENEQDDLAVSGNFCKRGINYGINEILNPTRQVTSTVRINGAVYKRLPVITDKEIVKGDIFKVMEELNKVTVEAPVKYGDIVIKNILNSDVNIIASRSM
- a CDS encoding NAD(P)/FAD-dependent oxidoreductase; amino-acid sequence: MSNQYDVCVIGGGAAGMSAALGAIKNNAKRVLLVERDVELGGILQQCIHNGFGLHHFKEELTGPAYAEKVKNELLDTNVDVKLETTVTKITHDKKVHFMNEVDGYQVIDATSIIVAIGCRERSRHQIEIPGKRLSGIMTAGTAQRYLNIDGYLVGKRVFILGSGDIGLIMARRMTLEGATVVGVAELMPYSNGLNRNIVQCLHDYDIPLYLSHTVTKVEGNDRLERISISEVDDKFNVIEGSDKTFDVDTLLLSVGLIPENHLLNELNVEVNPITNGAYVDDHYQTNIPGVFACGNSLHVHDLVDFVSQEGFEAGKNAALYVTKKEQQSETITVKPKNNVRYIIPNSIHLNQDEKIELKFRVTKPFERAKLIVKQGEHTIREMKKSHLLPAEMESIEIDKSILSHDHSELTIEIDGGEKHV
- a CDS encoding NAD(P)/FAD-dependent oxidoreductase — protein: MYDVVIIGSGITGAFIAHNLSKYQLNVLVLEKDPEVSNGVTKANSAIIHSGYDPEPGTLKAQLNVQGNRMYESITEDLNVDFKRIGSYTLAYSDEEVETLHRLYEQGKQNGVEVELKDKDELLKEEPNIKDTVLLGLYAPTTGIIAPWDMVYALLENAIHNGVHVKTNQEVIDIKNTKSGFEIKTHTMTFNSKYVINAAGLFAEEISRMVTPEPGFTTKPTRGQYYVLDRGYDDYVNSVIYPVPSKKGKGVLVVPTVHGNILLGPTSELADDKDDTVTTKDGLKYIREHINLMMNNTPKKGIIRTFSGIRPKTNRQDFIIEELKDSENFIQVAGIESPGLASAPAVAQMVVDLMLKKEVFEEKTNYQEYHQDYKRISEKTKDEANELIRENPKYGKIICRCEAITEGEIIDAINSPLGATTVDGIKRRVRPGAGRCQGGFCQPLIVEILSQQLKKDRKEILLDKKGSNILVEDTKSSGGVHNE